In one Microcoleus sp. bin38.metabat.b11b12b14.051 genomic region, the following are encoded:
- a CDS encoding GTPase — MNLLCGAEIVPVAVSEMSAGAVTIEYSKEKSLIIHETPGALWECGEWRGIREEKIYQRLYEAMISYIENREKQPNLACPQSTIFYPFRLVKESQLELPQGTRVKILDLPGLAYVGDRGNANVIQQCREALCIVTYNSAETDAQKVKSLLQEVVQQVKDLGGSPARMLFTLNRIDVFRADRNWPDTENRFVENAIRSIKTELTEQLKEYTEEIDKLQVVKLSTWPALLALEIQNHDEIFSAEACKKADNNFNGLIDEDILEDLPRNVQKWSRHDRNRVSESLWKKSYAEEFQQHLKEHINQHFPQLVIPQAIERFNVAAGNAVAEWAVQTTTAILSSSEEHYQQECEKISHIRSSLDRFLQLSDANLRMPFEKIDAKFKQVIEKKSEDDLVFYLQKTLKELQDVEPYKELGEKLYPLYGWSRELSRGIKQVLESVAESLEKGQILVKNPNLKKADDSQVQLLESNLKRLINLGYTGSAARDGEIREARTDEDKKNLELLNQALNDLSKHLNLVMKDILKQISNQEIERMYQAVVELFNCHLSHLEKGANKEAPNIIIRFPDSQLIRVKKELSFSLSFESGFSITEGNWEEESRIFWHWLWLVPKYEARCSDNATIPSTENLLKNWDSQVKLAEPDLVKQIASWLLEQIDCLKKEVHKNQNDILDRYQARLDKAHQEITLDYEKQKNVWQPMERKAQELAEEFVVLGKLLKNEDENSSGK, encoded by the coding sequence GTGAATTTGTTGTGTGGAGCCGAAATTGTTCCTGTAGCCGTAAGTGAAATGAGCGCAGGGGCAGTCACTATCGAATATAGCAAGGAAAAGTCTCTAATAATCCATGAAACACCAGGAGCATTGTGGGAGTGTGGAGAATGGAGAGGTATCAGAGAGGAGAAAATTTATCAGCGCTTATACGAAGCAATGATAAGTTATATCGAAAATAGAGAAAAACAACCGAATTTAGCTTGTCCACAATCTACAATCTTTTACCCTTTCCGGCTTGTCAAAGAGTCTCAACTGGAACTACCCCAAGGAACAAGGGTAAAAATTCTTGATTTACCTGGTTTAGCCTATGTGGGCGATCGAGGTAACGCAAATGTGATTCAACAGTGCCGAGAGGCATTGTGCATAGTGACATACAATAGTGCAGAAACCGATGCACAGAAAGTAAAAAGCTTATTGCAAGAAGTTGTACAGCAGGTCAAAGATTTAGGTGGTTCCCCTGCGCGGATGCTTTTTACTCTTAATCGTATTGATGTTTTCCGAGCCGATAGAAATTGGCCTGACACAGAAAATCGCTTTGTTGAAAATGCTATCCGCAGTATTAAAACTGAATTGACTGAACAATTAAAAGAATATACAGAAGAGATTGACAAGTTGCAAGTGGTAAAACTCAGTACCTGGCCTGCTTTACTAGCCCTTGAGATACAAAATCATGATGAAATATTCAGTGCTGAGGCGTGTAAAAAGGCAGACAACAATTTTAATGGATTAATTGATGAAGATATACTAGAAGACCTGCCACGTAACGTACAAAAATGGTCTAGACACGACCGAAACCGAGTTTCTGAATCATTATGGAAAAAATCTTATGCAGAAGAGTTTCAGCAACACTTAAAGGAACATATTAATCAACACTTTCCACAGTTAGTAATACCGCAAGCTATAGAACGTTTTAATGTAGCTGCTGGAAATGCTGTAGCAGAGTGGGCAGTACAAACAACCACGGCCATTCTTAGCAGTTCAGAAGAACACTACCAACAGGAATGTGAAAAAATATCACACATTAGGTCATCACTTGACCGTTTTCTTCAACTTAGCGATGCAAATTTGAGAATGCCGTTTGAAAAGATAGATGCAAAATTTAAACAAGTCATAGAAAAAAAGTCAGAAGACGATCTTGTGTTCTATTTACAAAAAACCCTGAAGGAACTTCAAGATGTTGAACCTTATAAGGAATTAGGAGAAAAATTATACCCCCTTTATGGATGGAGTAGAGAATTAAGTAGAGGGATAAAGCAAGTTTTAGAATCAGTAGCAGAATCTTTGGAGAAGGGGCAGATACTGGTAAAAAACCCAAATTTAAAAAAAGCAGATGATTCACAGGTACAACTTCTAGAAAGCAACCTCAAACGACTAATAAACTTAGGCTACACTGGGTCTGCTGCTAGAGATGGTGAAATAAGAGAAGCAAGAACAGATGAGGATAAAAAAAATCTCGAACTACTAAATCAAGCCTTAAACGACTTGTCTAAGCATTTGAATCTGGTAATGAAAGATATTTTAAAACAAATCTCTAATCAGGAAATAGAGAGGATGTACCAGGCCGTGGTCGAGCTTTTCAATTGTCATTTATCCCATTTAGAAAAAGGAGCAAATAAAGAAGCACCCAACATAATAATCAGGTTTCCTGATTCCCAACTGATACGAGTTAAAAAAGAACTTTCATTTAGTTTAAGTTTTGAATCTGGCTTTTCAATTACAGAAGGCAATTGGGAAGAAGAGAGTAGAATTTTTTGGCACTGGTTATGGTTGGTTCCAAAATACGAAGCACGATGTAGCGATAATGCTACAATTCCTAGCACAGAGAATTTATTAAAAAACTGGGATAGTCAGGTAAAATTAGCTGAACCAGACCTAGTTAAACAAATTGCCAGTTGGTTGCTAGAACAAATTGATTGTTTAAAAAAAGAGGTACATAAAAATCAAAATGATATTCTCGATCGTTATCAAGCTAGACTAGATAAAGCTCACCAAGAAATAACTTTAGATTATGAAAAGCAAAAAAATGTTTGGCAACCTATGGAACGAAAAGCCCAAGAATTGGCAGAAGAATTTGTTGTATTAGGAAAACTCTTAAAAAATGAGGATGAAAATTCAAGTGGCAAATGA